The Pseudomonas viciae genomic interval CCACAGACCTTCAGGCACCGAGCTTTTCTTCACCTCGGAACGCATGATCGAAGGGATCAGTTTATCTACCAACCAGTTGCTCATGCTTTCTTTCTCCAGTACCGGCGGCCCGAACGCTTTGGTTCGCGGCCCCGCGTATGCCCTTGAGCTAAATTCATTGTGCGGCGAGTCGAGGGGCCGCCACGGTCAGCGCGAAACTTGACCTGCGTGCAACCCAACCTTCCTCAACCATCCCGGCAACCGCTGCACCGCGGCTGCCACTTCGCTATTGGCCCACCCGGAGGCGGCACCTGCCTGCTTTGTACAGTGCTGGTATGGACGGCGGCAGTCTGCCAGCCGTCACATTGACGACTGGCTACTGCGTACAGCGGCCATGAACGCACGAATCTTGTCCGGATCCTTGATGCCCTTGCTCTGCTCCACTCCACCGCTCACGTCCACTGCGTAAGGGCGAACCCGGCGGATGGCTTCAGCCACGTTATCCACTGTCAGGCCACCGGCCAGGATAATCGGTTTGCTCAGGCTTTGGGGCACCAGCGACCAATCAAACGCCTCACCCGTACCGCCGGGAACGCCTTCGACATAGGTGTCCAGCAAAATGCCGCTGGCACTGGCGTAGGCTTCGCAGCTGGCGGCTATGTCATCCCCAGCCTTGACCCGCAACGCCTTGATGTACGGACGATGCCAGCCTTCGCAATCGGCCGGGGCCTCGTCGCCGTGAAACTGCAACAGGGCCAGCGGCACCGCGTCGAGTATTTCTCCCAGCTCACAACGACTGGCGTTGACGAACAGGCCCACCGGGGTCACAAACGGCGGCAAGGCCTGGATGATCGCCCTCGCCTGCTGCACCGTCACCGCGCGCGGGCTCTTGGCATAAAACACCAGCCCGATGGCATCGGCCCCAGCCTCGACCGCCGCCAACGCGTCCTCGACGCGGGTGATCCCGCAAATCTTGCTGCGAACGGCCGACATGTCGTTAAAACCTCAGGCAA includes:
- a CDS encoding phosphoribosylanthranilate isomerase — protein: MSAVRSKICGITRVEDALAAVEAGADAIGLVFYAKSPRAVTVQQARAIIQALPPFVTPVGLFVNASRCELGEILDAVPLALLQFHGDEAPADCEGWHRPYIKALRVKAGDDIAASCEAYASASGILLDTYVEGVPGGTGEAFDWSLVPQSLSKPIILAGGLTVDNVAEAIRRVRPYAVDVSGGVEQSKGIKDPDKIRAFMAAVRSSQSSM